A window of the Hordeum vulgare subsp. vulgare chromosome 5H, MorexV3_pseudomolecules_assembly, whole genome shotgun sequence genome harbors these coding sequences:
- the LOC123397674 gene encoding exocyst complex component EXO70B1-like — MDSRNQAPQKSSSFSSASSNKAREVDRNLSLGTLRHGDHDRRGSAVATWDQIKEECEDDEEDGCGGPGVSELSGEIDAFIVGLNGEAPLSLPEATPEKFAAAVELQIVQSENSRDKWANGEPPVVLAAIARIAALASAFAKNPEASSKYASGAHRVTAVLQRSMAFLEDEFHALLEPKADTCKLIRRPPSFEQGGHEADRCVLRPPDTAPAAAEAKPPYTPETVERLRSIADVMVAAGYVTECTQMLLVARRNAFDASVRALGYEKASIDDVVRMTWETLETEIVTWIKAFRHTINVGLSTEHELCGRVFTGPHAGVGRGVFADLARCVMLHMLNFTEAVAMTRRSAEKLFKVLDMYEAVRDSSPVIDAFLCASADDEPAADKKGNALADLKTEIAAARSRIGESAASIFCELESSIRADAGRQPVPGGAVHPLTRYVMNYLKYTCEYNSTLEQVFREHRRSDAVDAEDNNPFAAQLMEVMELLQGNLEGKSRLYKDPALSSIFLMNNGRYMLQKIRGSPETNAMLGETWARKQSTNLRQYHKNYQRETWNRVLTLLRDDGVLTVKGHVQKPLLKERFKQFNSAMDEIQRTQGAWVVSDEQLQSELRVSIAAVVVPAYRSFLGRFAQTFSAGRQAEKYVKLSAEDLEGIIDELFDGNPSSMSRRRT, encoded by the coding sequence ATGGACAGCCGGAATCAGGCACCGCAGAAGTCCAGCAGCTTCTCCTCGGCCTCCAGCAACAAGGCCCGGGAGGTCGACCGCAACCTCTCCCTCGGCACCCTCCGGCATGGCGACCACGACCGGAGGGGCTCCGCCGTCGCCACCTGGGACCAGATCAAGGAGGAATGCGAGGACGATGAGGAGGACGGCTGCGGCGGCCCGGGCGTGTCCGAGTTGTCGGGGGAGATCGATGCCTTTATCGTGGGGCTGAACGGCGAAGCGCCGCTGAGCCTCCCGGAGGCGACGCCGGAGAAGTTCGCCGCCGCCGTCGAGCTGCAGATCGTGCAGTCGGAGAACTCGCGGGATAAGTGGGCCAATGGCGAGCCGCCGGTGGTGCTTGCGGCCATCGCGCGCATTGCGGCCCTCGCGTCCGCGTTCGCCAAGAACCCGGAGGCCAGCAGCAAGTACGCCTCCGGCGCGCACCGGGTCACCGCCGTGCTGCAGCGTTCCATGGCATTCCTCGAGGACGAGTTCCACGCGCTGCTCGAGCCCAAGGCGGACACCTGCAAGTTGATAAGGCGGCCGCCCTCGTTCGAGCAAGGTGGACACGAGGCCGACCGGTGCGTCCTACGACCACCCGACACCGCCCCTGCAGCGGCGGAGGCCAAACCACCGTACACGCCGGAGACCGTGGAGCGGCTCCGGTCCATCGCCGACGTCATGGTGGCCGCAGGTTACGTGACGGAGTGCACGCAGATGTTGCTGGTGGCACGCCGGAACGCGTTCGACGCGTCGGTGCGCGCGCTCGGGTACGAGAAGGCGAGCATCGACGACGTCGTGCGGATGACGTGGGAGACGCTGGAGACGGAGATCGTGACGTGGATCAAGGCGTTCAGGCACACCATCAACGTGGGCCTCTCCACGGAGCACGAACTCTGCGGCCGCGTCTTCACCGGCCCCCACGCCGGCGTCGGCAGGGGCGTCTTCGCCGACCTGGCCCGCTGCGTCATGCTCCACATGCTCAACTTCACGGAGGCAGTGGCCATGACACGCCGCTCCGCCGAGAAGCTCTTCAAGGTGCTCGACATGTACGAGGCCGTCCGCGACTCATCCCCCGTCATCGACGCCTTCCTGTGCGCCTCCGCGGACGACGAACCCGCCGCCGACAAGAAGGGCAACGCCCTGGCAGACCTCAAGACCGAGATCGCCGCCGCACGTTCCCGGATCGGCGAGTCGGCGGCCAGCATCTTCTGCGAACTGGAGAGCTCCATCCGCGCGGACGCGGGCAGGCAGCCGGTCCCCGGCGGCGCCGTGCACCCGCTGACCCGCTACGTGATGAACTACCTCAAGTACACGTGCGAATACAACAGCACGCTTGAGCAGGTGTTCCGGGAGCACCGGCGGAGCGACGCCGTGGACGCGGAGGACAACAACCCGTTCGCGGCGCAGCTGATGGAGGTGATGGAGCTCCTCCAGGGGAACCTGGAAGGGAAGTCGCGGCTGTACAAGGATCCGGCCCTGAGCAGCATCTTCCTGATGAACAACGGGCGGTACATGCTGCAGAAGATCcgtggctcgccggagacgaacgCCATGTTGGGCGAGACGTGGGCGCGGAAGCAGTCGACGAACCTGAGGCAGTACCACAAGAACTACCAGCGGGAGACGTGGAACCGGGTGCTGACCCTGCTCCGCGATGACGGCGTGCTGACGGTGAAGGGGCACGTGCAGAAGCCGCTGCTCAAGGAGCGGTTCAAGCAGTTCAACTCGGCCATGGACGAGATCCAGAGGACGCAGGGAGCGTGGGTGGTGAGCGACGAGCAGCTGCAGTCGGAGCTCCGGGTTTCCATCGCCGCCGTGGTGGTGCCGGCGTACCGGTCGTTCCTGGGGCGGTTCGCGCAGACGTTCAGCGCCGGGAGGCAGGCGGAGAAGTACGTGAAGCTGAGCGCGGAGGACCTGGAGGGGATCATCGACGAGCTCTTCGACGGTAACCCCTCGTCCATGAGTAGGAGGAGGACATGA